From the Anguilla anguilla isolate fAngAng1 chromosome 6, fAngAng1.pri, whole genome shotgun sequence genome, one window contains:
- the lhx8a gene encoding LIM/homeobox protein Lhx8a isoform X4: protein MRQVNLNGKGLKERLRLCEFFVMSEDIEAAATGAFGRCRKDIGENELSTAEEVFVEDSCSLSSSLSPSSSPQGMASVSLVGKTLCTSCGLEIVDKYLLKVNDLSWHVRCLSCSVCRTPLGRHASCYIKEKEVFCKLDYFRRYGTRCARCGRNIHSTDWVRRAKGNVYHLACFACFSCKRQLSTGEEFALVEEKVLCRVHYDCMLDNLKRAVENGNGVNVEGAMPTEQEVNQPKPAKRARTSFTADQLQVMQAQFAQDNNPDAQTLQKLAERTGLSRRVIQVWFQNCRARHKKHVSPSHGSSGTAVSSLQPPQLSPPLMEEMQYATYGPQDGTILTALHSYMDVHSPSSLVFQPLLPHSMAQLPISHA, encoded by the exons ATGCGTCAGGTTAATCTTAATGGCAAAGGATTAAAAGAACGGTTACGGCTGTGCGAG ttcttcgTCATGTCTGAAGATATCGAAGCGGCAGCCACGGGGGCTTTTGGCAGATGCAGAAAAGACATAGGAGAAAATGAACTg AGCACTGCAGAGGAGGTTTTTGTAGAAGATTCGTGTTCCCTGTCTTCCTCCCTGTCACCCTCCTCTTCACCGCAGGGTATGGCTTCAGTCTCTCTCGTTGGAAAAACACTTTGTACCAGTTGTGGTCTGGAAATAGTTGACAAATACCTGCTCAAG gTAAACGACTTGAGCTGGCACGTGAGGTGTCTCTCGTGTAGCGTGTGTCGAACTCCGCTCGGAAGGCATGCCAGCTGTTATATCAAAGAAAAAGAAGTGTTTTGCAAACTGGACTATTTCAG AAGATACGGGACCCGATGCGCCCGCTGTGGCAGGAACATCCACTCGACGGACTGGGTCCGACGGGCGAAGGGAAATGTCTACCACTTGGCCTGCTTCGCCTGCTTCTCCTGCAAGCGGCAGCTGTCCACAGGGGAGGAGTTTGCCCTGGTGGAGGAGAAGGTCCTGTGCAGGGTCCACTACGACTGTATGCTGGACAACCTCAAGCGCGCCGTGGAAAATG GAAACGGTGTAAACGTAGAAGGAGCTATGCcgacagaacaggaagtgaaccaACCTAAACCAGCCAAGAGGGCTCGCACTAGCTTCACGGCCGATCAGCTGCAG GTCATGCAGGCTCAGTTCGCTCAGGACAATAACCCCGATGCGCAGACGCTGCAGAAGCTGGCGGAGAGGACCGGGCTGAGCCGCAGGGTCATACAG GTGTGGTTCCAGAACTGCAGGGCCCGCCACAAGAAGCACGTGAGCCCCAGCCACGGGTCGTCGGGCACGGCCGTGTCCTCTCTACAGCCGCCCCAGCTCTCCCCGCCCCTGATGGAGGAGATGCAGTACGCCACCTACGGGCCGCAGGACGGAACCATCCTGACCGCCCTGCACTCTTACATGGACG TGCACTCGCCCTCGTCCCTGGTGTTCCAGCCCTTACTGCCGCACTCGATGGCTCAGCTGCCAATCAGCCACGCCTGA
- the lhx8a gene encoding LIM/homeobox protein Lhx8a isoform X5 — protein sequence MRQPIESESPMYWKTEQMLVCSKAESNENRLNSMSNDKFFVMSEDIEAAATGAFGRCRKDIGENELGMASVSLVGKTLCTSCGLEIVDKYLLKVNDLSWHVRCLSCSVCRTPLGRHASCYIKEKEVFCKLDYFRRYGTRCARCGRNIHSTDWVRRAKGNVYHLACFACFSCKRQLSTGEEFALVEEKVLCRVHYDCMLDNLKRAVENGNGVNVEGAMPTEQEVNQPKPAKRARTSFTADQLQVMQAQFAQDNNPDAQTLQKLAERTGLSRRVIQVWFQNCRARHKKHVSPSHGSSGTAVSSLQPPQLSPPLMEEMQYATYGPQDGTILTALHSYMDVHSPSSLVFQPLLPHSMAQLPISHA from the exons ATGCGACAGCCAATCGAGTCCGAAAGTCCGATGTACTGGAAAACTGAACAAATGCTGGTGTGTAGCAAAGCGGAGAGTAATGAAAATAGATTAAATTCTATGTCCAATGATAAG ttcttcgTCATGTCTGAAGATATCGAAGCGGCAGCCACGGGGGCTTTTGGCAGATGCAGAAAAGACATAGGAGAAAATGAACTg GGTATGGCTTCAGTCTCTCTCGTTGGAAAAACACTTTGTACCAGTTGTGGTCTGGAAATAGTTGACAAATACCTGCTCAAG gTAAACGACTTGAGCTGGCACGTGAGGTGTCTCTCGTGTAGCGTGTGTCGAACTCCGCTCGGAAGGCATGCCAGCTGTTATATCAAAGAAAAAGAAGTGTTTTGCAAACTGGACTATTTCAG AAGATACGGGACCCGATGCGCCCGCTGTGGCAGGAACATCCACTCGACGGACTGGGTCCGACGGGCGAAGGGAAATGTCTACCACTTGGCCTGCTTCGCCTGCTTCTCCTGCAAGCGGCAGCTGTCCACAGGGGAGGAGTTTGCCCTGGTGGAGGAGAAGGTCCTGTGCAGGGTCCACTACGACTGTATGCTGGACAACCTCAAGCGCGCCGTGGAAAATG GAAACGGTGTAAACGTAGAAGGAGCTATGCcgacagaacaggaagtgaaccaACCTAAACCAGCCAAGAGGGCTCGCACTAGCTTCACGGCCGATCAGCTGCAG GTCATGCAGGCTCAGTTCGCTCAGGACAATAACCCCGATGCGCAGACGCTGCAGAAGCTGGCGGAGAGGACCGGGCTGAGCCGCAGGGTCATACAG GTGTGGTTCCAGAACTGCAGGGCCCGCCACAAGAAGCACGTGAGCCCCAGCCACGGGTCGTCGGGCACGGCCGTGTCCTCTCTACAGCCGCCCCAGCTCTCCCCGCCCCTGATGGAGGAGATGCAGTACGCCACCTACGGGCCGCAGGACGGAACCATCCTGACCGCCCTGCACTCTTACATGGACG TGCACTCGCCCTCGTCCCTGGTGTTCCAGCCCTTACTGCCGCACTCGATGGCTCAGCTGCCAATCAGCCACGCCTGA
- the lhx8a gene encoding LIM/homeobox protein Lhx8a isoform X3 yields the protein MRQPIESESPMYWKTEQMLVCSKAESNENRLNSMSNDKFFVMSEDIEAAATGAFGRCRKDIGENELSTAEEVFVEDSCSLSSSLSPSSSPQGMASVSLVGKTLCTSCGLEIVDKYLLKVNDLSWHVRCLSCSVCRTPLGRHASCYIKEKEVFCKLDYFRYGTRCARCGRNIHSTDWVRRAKGNVYHLACFACFSCKRQLSTGEEFALVEEKVLCRVHYDCMLDNLKRAVENGNGVNVEGAMPTEQEVNQPKPAKRARTSFTADQLQVMQAQFAQDNNPDAQTLQKLAERTGLSRRVIQVWFQNCRARHKKHVSPSHGSSGTAVSSLQPPQLSPPLMEEMQYATYGPQDGTILTALHSYMDVHSPSSLVFQPLLPHSMAQLPISHA from the exons ATGCGACAGCCAATCGAGTCCGAAAGTCCGATGTACTGGAAAACTGAACAAATGCTGGTGTGTAGCAAAGCGGAGAGTAATGAAAATAGATTAAATTCTATGTCCAATGATAAG ttcttcgTCATGTCTGAAGATATCGAAGCGGCAGCCACGGGGGCTTTTGGCAGATGCAGAAAAGACATAGGAGAAAATGAACTg AGCACTGCAGAGGAGGTTTTTGTAGAAGATTCGTGTTCCCTGTCTTCCTCCCTGTCACCCTCCTCTTCACCGCAGGGTATGGCTTCAGTCTCTCTCGTTGGAAAAACACTTTGTACCAGTTGTGGTCTGGAAATAGTTGACAAATACCTGCTCAAG gTAAACGACTTGAGCTGGCACGTGAGGTGTCTCTCGTGTAGCGTGTGTCGAACTCCGCTCGGAAGGCATGCCAGCTGTTATATCAAAGAAAAAGAAGTGTTTTGCAAACTGGACTATTTCAG ATACGGGACCCGATGCGCCCGCTGTGGCAGGAACATCCACTCGACGGACTGGGTCCGACGGGCGAAGGGAAATGTCTACCACTTGGCCTGCTTCGCCTGCTTCTCCTGCAAGCGGCAGCTGTCCACAGGGGAGGAGTTTGCCCTGGTGGAGGAGAAGGTCCTGTGCAGGGTCCACTACGACTGTATGCTGGACAACCTCAAGCGCGCCGTGGAAAATG GAAACGGTGTAAACGTAGAAGGAGCTATGCcgacagaacaggaagtgaaccaACCTAAACCAGCCAAGAGGGCTCGCACTAGCTTCACGGCCGATCAGCTGCAG GTCATGCAGGCTCAGTTCGCTCAGGACAATAACCCCGATGCGCAGACGCTGCAGAAGCTGGCGGAGAGGACCGGGCTGAGCCGCAGGGTCATACAG GTGTGGTTCCAGAACTGCAGGGCCCGCCACAAGAAGCACGTGAGCCCCAGCCACGGGTCGTCGGGCACGGCCGTGTCCTCTCTACAGCCGCCCCAGCTCTCCCCGCCCCTGATGGAGGAGATGCAGTACGCCACCTACGGGCCGCAGGACGGAACCATCCTGACCGCCCTGCACTCTTACATGGACG TGCACTCGCCCTCGTCCCTGGTGTTCCAGCCCTTACTGCCGCACTCGATGGCTCAGCTGCCAATCAGCCACGCCTGA
- the lhx8a gene encoding LIM/homeobox protein Lhx8a isoform X1, which translates to MRQPIESESPMYWKTEQMLVCSKAESNENRLNSMSNDKFFVMSEDIEAAATGAFGRCRKDIGENELSTAEEVFVEDSCSLSSSLSPSSSPQGMASVSLVGKTLCTSCGLEIVDKYLLKVNDLSWHVRCLSCSVCRTPLGRHASCYIKEKEVFCKLDYFRRYGTRCARCGRNIHSTDWVRRAKGNVYHLACFACFSCKRQLSTGEEFALVEEKVLCRVHYDCMLDNLKRAVENGNGVNVEGAMPTEQEVNQPKPAKRARTSFTADQLQVMQAQFAQDNNPDAQTLQKLAERTGLSRRVIQVWFQNCRARHKKHVSPSHGSSGTAVSSLQPPQLSPPLMEEMQYATYGPQDGTILTALHSYMDVHSPSSLVFQPLLPHSMAQLPISHA; encoded by the exons ATGCGACAGCCAATCGAGTCCGAAAGTCCGATGTACTGGAAAACTGAACAAATGCTGGTGTGTAGCAAAGCGGAGAGTAATGAAAATAGATTAAATTCTATGTCCAATGATAAG ttcttcgTCATGTCTGAAGATATCGAAGCGGCAGCCACGGGGGCTTTTGGCAGATGCAGAAAAGACATAGGAGAAAATGAACTg AGCACTGCAGAGGAGGTTTTTGTAGAAGATTCGTGTTCCCTGTCTTCCTCCCTGTCACCCTCCTCTTCACCGCAGGGTATGGCTTCAGTCTCTCTCGTTGGAAAAACACTTTGTACCAGTTGTGGTCTGGAAATAGTTGACAAATACCTGCTCAAG gTAAACGACTTGAGCTGGCACGTGAGGTGTCTCTCGTGTAGCGTGTGTCGAACTCCGCTCGGAAGGCATGCCAGCTGTTATATCAAAGAAAAAGAAGTGTTTTGCAAACTGGACTATTTCAG AAGATACGGGACCCGATGCGCCCGCTGTGGCAGGAACATCCACTCGACGGACTGGGTCCGACGGGCGAAGGGAAATGTCTACCACTTGGCCTGCTTCGCCTGCTTCTCCTGCAAGCGGCAGCTGTCCACAGGGGAGGAGTTTGCCCTGGTGGAGGAGAAGGTCCTGTGCAGGGTCCACTACGACTGTATGCTGGACAACCTCAAGCGCGCCGTGGAAAATG GAAACGGTGTAAACGTAGAAGGAGCTATGCcgacagaacaggaagtgaaccaACCTAAACCAGCCAAGAGGGCTCGCACTAGCTTCACGGCCGATCAGCTGCAG GTCATGCAGGCTCAGTTCGCTCAGGACAATAACCCCGATGCGCAGACGCTGCAGAAGCTGGCGGAGAGGACCGGGCTGAGCCGCAGGGTCATACAG GTGTGGTTCCAGAACTGCAGGGCCCGCCACAAGAAGCACGTGAGCCCCAGCCACGGGTCGTCGGGCACGGCCGTGTCCTCTCTACAGCCGCCCCAGCTCTCCCCGCCCCTGATGGAGGAGATGCAGTACGCCACCTACGGGCCGCAGGACGGAACCATCCTGACCGCCCTGCACTCTTACATGGACG TGCACTCGCCCTCGTCCCTGGTGTTCCAGCCCTTACTGCCGCACTCGATGGCTCAGCTGCCAATCAGCCACGCCTGA
- the lhx8a gene encoding LIM/homeobox protein Lhx8a isoform X2: protein MSEDIEAAATGAFGRCRKDIGENELSTAEEVFVEDSCSLSSSLSPSSSPQGMASVSLVGKTLCTSCGLEIVDKYLLKVNDLSWHVRCLSCSVCRTPLGRHASCYIKEKEVFCKLDYFRRYGTRCARCGRNIHSTDWVRRAKGNVYHLACFACFSCKRQLSTGEEFALVEEKVLCRVHYDCMLDNLKRAVENGNGVNVEGAMPTEQEVNQPKPAKRARTSFTADQLQVMQAQFAQDNNPDAQTLQKLAERTGLSRRVIQVWFQNCRARHKKHVSPSHGSSGTAVSSLQPPQLSPPLMEEMQYATYGPQDGTILTALHSYMDVHSPSSLVFQPLLPHSMAQLPISHA from the exons ATGTCTGAAGATATCGAAGCGGCAGCCACGGGGGCTTTTGGCAGATGCAGAAAAGACATAGGAGAAAATGAACTg AGCACTGCAGAGGAGGTTTTTGTAGAAGATTCGTGTTCCCTGTCTTCCTCCCTGTCACCCTCCTCTTCACCGCAGGGTATGGCTTCAGTCTCTCTCGTTGGAAAAACACTTTGTACCAGTTGTGGTCTGGAAATAGTTGACAAATACCTGCTCAAG gTAAACGACTTGAGCTGGCACGTGAGGTGTCTCTCGTGTAGCGTGTGTCGAACTCCGCTCGGAAGGCATGCCAGCTGTTATATCAAAGAAAAAGAAGTGTTTTGCAAACTGGACTATTTCAG AAGATACGGGACCCGATGCGCCCGCTGTGGCAGGAACATCCACTCGACGGACTGGGTCCGACGGGCGAAGGGAAATGTCTACCACTTGGCCTGCTTCGCCTGCTTCTCCTGCAAGCGGCAGCTGTCCACAGGGGAGGAGTTTGCCCTGGTGGAGGAGAAGGTCCTGTGCAGGGTCCACTACGACTGTATGCTGGACAACCTCAAGCGCGCCGTGGAAAATG GAAACGGTGTAAACGTAGAAGGAGCTATGCcgacagaacaggaagtgaaccaACCTAAACCAGCCAAGAGGGCTCGCACTAGCTTCACGGCCGATCAGCTGCAG GTCATGCAGGCTCAGTTCGCTCAGGACAATAACCCCGATGCGCAGACGCTGCAGAAGCTGGCGGAGAGGACCGGGCTGAGCCGCAGGGTCATACAG GTGTGGTTCCAGAACTGCAGGGCCCGCCACAAGAAGCACGTGAGCCCCAGCCACGGGTCGTCGGGCACGGCCGTGTCCTCTCTACAGCCGCCCCAGCTCTCCCCGCCCCTGATGGAGGAGATGCAGTACGCCACCTACGGGCCGCAGGACGGAACCATCCTGACCGCCCTGCACTCTTACATGGACG TGCACTCGCCCTCGTCCCTGGTGTTCCAGCCCTTACTGCCGCACTCGATGGCTCAGCTGCCAATCAGCCACGCCTGA